The segment GCACCCGGTCCTCGGACTTGAACACTATCCCTTCCTTCCGCGCCTTGTTCACGTTGAGCGCGAGTTCCCTCAATTTCTTCAAATCCGTTTTCCTGCTGAATTTCCCGAGCCGCGGAACCCCCTCCAGCCCATGCTCCTTCAGGAGCCCGTACTTCTCCTCCTGGCTGATGAAAGCCCCGTCCTCCAAATCATATACGTCAAAAACGTAATACTTCACGTCGAAATCCTCCGCTGGCCTGGTGTACGGGGTATTTCCAATCATCTCCCCGCACAGCATCACCCTGCGGCGGAATATCTTCCTTGGGACCAGTTCGCGCAATTTCTCAGTAGAGAAAGCGTCCACGATTCCGCCCCTGCTCAGCGCATAGACAGCCCCGCAGGTCCATATCCCCCTCACGTTGAACCCGTCGATTTTCTCCTCCGCAAAAACCACGCCCCCCTCGATGTGCGGAAAACCCGGGAAAAAGCCGTCATCGGTCACTACGCTCCCGCGCTCTATGTCCTTGAACGGCCCGCGGAACCTCACGTACTCCAGGCCCCCGAATTTCCTCCTCTCCGCAGCCCCCTTCTCAATTGCTTTTTTGACAATCCCGGAATCAACCATAGCACGCGCCCAAACATACAGACATTTAGGTCCATCTTTTAAAGGATTTTGATATATAGTAACCTTATGAGGAAGAAAGAACGCCCGGGAAAAAAATTCGCGAAAACCCTCGCGATTGCAGTCATTCTCATATCCCTGCTCTCCATCATCACATTCTCCGTCCAGTACATCTATTCGAACAACCTGGACATACAGGTGCGCAAGTCCTACGGCCTTTACCAGAACGGCGTGTTCCGCGACACCGCGGACGTGGAAGTTCCGTCGCAGTTCGCGGTGCGCAAAACCGAAATCCGGGTAACCAACACCGCGGATTCCGCGAGGCGCGCGGTCCTCTCCATGTCCCACCGCGGCTCAGTAACTTCAGCCGAGCCTTCGCCCAAGAAGTTCGGCTCCCTGCTTTCCTGGACGCTCCAGATAGGACCGCGCGAAACCGCCACAGTGTACGTTTTCGGCCCTGACCTGGAAACCGAAACCCCGGCGCTCACGTTCGTGGACTACGGCGCAGAGCAGAGCGTATCCAACAAGAAGCTCTTCATCCCCGCGTCCAGTTCCGAGTCCGTGGTTTCCGATTCCACCTCGTTTTCTTACGTGCGCGAGGGCGCGTCAGCGGGGCTCATAGATTCCCTGGTCGCTGACCAGAACAAGCTGGACCTCTTCTCAAAATCCGCGATAGTGATATTCGCGGGCCTGGTGGTGCTCACGCTCGTGGGCGGCCTGGGCTCAGTCCTTTCCTCTGAAGAAAAGCCGAAATC is part of the Candidatus Micrarchaeia archaeon genome and harbors:
- a CDS encoding RNA ligase — encoded protein: MVDSGIVKKAIEKGAAERRKFGGLEYVRFRGPFKDIERGSVVTDDGFFPGFPHIEGGVVFAEEKIDGFNVRGIWTCGAVYALSRGGIVDAFSTEKLRELVPRKIFRRRVMLCGEMIGNTPYTRPAEDFDVKYYVFDVYDLEDGAFISQEEKYGLLKEHGLEGVPRLGKFSRKTDLKKLRELALNVNKARKEGIVFKSEDRVQAVKYVNPNADIEDIGNTVKQLFDMPIGYFNQRLLRSAMFVKEHGLDRGAYGKELGRAVYENFSRALNMLEKEGEIYDEFEIRVKNPAVWDELKSHMGKEVRLELVFKREEGGRTVIRFRKIYVRTSKKLREFVGGKGMTD